The Bubalus bubalis isolate 160015118507 breed Murrah chromosome 8, NDDB_SH_1, whole genome shotgun sequence sequence ATACCAACACTTTTCTAACACATTTAAACTGTAAGTTAATCAAGTAATACCCAATAAGAAGTAGATTTAGTACTTAAAAATTCAGTATTAATCTGCCAACTATTTTTTAACTTGCCTCTGTTGACtggaatttaattattaaaagttAAATCTGTGTTAAGATATGCCAATATGTATcacaaacaaaatagaaagcaatgCTACGTGATCGGGTTGGGATTCTATAGTCAGGGCTGAAAAGCAAAGTATCACCAACTGCACAGGGATGTCTACTCCATGGGTATAGACATAGTTGCTGGCAAGCTAACAGTAGAGGAGAGGTGCAGAGAATGTTCAAAGCAAAACCTGCCAGctatttttgataaaaatatataaaaataaaaatggtggtggtttcgtcactaagtcatgttcgactctttcgaccccatagattagggcttgccaggctcctctatccatgagatttcccaggcaaggacactggagtgggtcaaacctgtgacttctgcattgcaaatggtttctttaccactgggccaccagagaagcaaaataaaaataatttacattttgtaTTAAGTAGAATCTCTTGTAAAGTTGCAGGTACATTTGAGAAACTCACACATGAAGTGTACTTAAATGTCTTCATTAACTTTGAAATCTTCCTTgaagatttaaaattataaaaaattacatGGAACTGTGCTTTATCAAGTTTCATTTCAGAATTTTGGTAGTTGTTATAAACATTCCACAATAGTGTTTTTATAATGGAAATACTGACAAATGCAATAATAAACACGAAAATCCTAGGGTCTTAATTGTATGTTCCTGCAGGAATTACACATACTAGCATAATATCTGGTTCATGAAAATGAACCAGATGCTAATTTTGTCAAAATCTGTTTTCATATTGGGCAACTGTAAAAGATGATAGGCCTGAATGACTGCCTGTAGATGGAAAAggcttttgattatttttactttCGCTGGAGAGCCTGATTATGTCTTtcaaatatgatttcatttagaTCTTTTCTTGGTTTACATGTCTGAATTCTAATAGTAACCTGATAGTGATGGGGAACTTAGTTTGAGACCAAAAGGCAGttttcagtcagtaaagagtgtGTAAATAAATCGCCTCCAAGCAATGTCTAAACTagtatttatatttcaaatgccCAAATAACTTTAAGATTTAAAACACCGATTATTACAATTTTCCAGAAGTACTTGAtatatttagcattttttttaactgttggaAGGTATTGAAAAACCAATATTGACTGATATTTCTATCAATGTTGGTTTATAAGAGAATAAAGAATAAGACAATTTTAACACAGGATGTGCTAattactaaaaaaacaaaaatactttcaTTAAAAGCACACTAGATTTATGGATCTAACATGGGAAAGCTAAAACTATCACGTTGCTTAGAAAAATTGAATGGCGAGACATGGAGGTACCTGGATTAATGTTTGAAATGCAGACAATTTGGTCTTATCTCTATGGATGATTTGATACAAAGACTAAGTCAAtctatttctctgtatttctgATCCTTATTTGGCTTCATATTATTCTATGACTACAACGATTAAGAAGAAGCCTTAAGACACTTTACATTTTAGAATAGCTTCTAGACATAGAAAAAACTTAAAGCATTTATAAGCTTAAAAGTTTTAATAATTGTTGAACAATTCTAATAATTGGAAAAACCTTTTGTATTTAGAGTTTCTTTGGCTGTTATTTACTATTCAGAGGAAATATTCACTGTAGGATATCATGAGATTACTAAGAATATAACAGAATGGTTCAGAATATTAGGGAGAGTACTAAGGATGATAGATGGTTGTATTTATGCTACAGGACCTGAGGATTTTGAAGAACTCTGtctacaaattttctttttttaatttcttattttcaaaatctgttctttcaacaaaatattaatgattCCTAAAGTTGactgtttttagaaaaatttgcTTATCacttgcagattttttttaaaaaatgatgtttagTTGTCAGGAGAACTTTAGGCGGGAGAAGGAACAGAACTTCTGTAAGCCCTTTCGATTTTGAACACATTCACCCTATATGTAAAATGTCAACACACTTtgtaaattgaataaataaataactggatAAATGAGGGCTTGATGCAGCCACTAGCACTACATAAGAAGTTGGGAAGCTGAGGACAGTTTGGTGATGAGTTGAGATACATTTACTTTTGACATACTGAATTGAgcaattttaaatttatctttaaaaatacaggtaTGCTAGTTTTACTAGCCAAAAAGTTatctagaaaaagagaaaatgagtaattttattttataaaactaataTAGGGGTCACTGTccaaatttcagtttattttattgaaagtgctagaggggaaaaaaaaaaacactccctggttttgttgttgtttggtttagTTGGTTACGTTTTTTCCTTTACGTATTTATCCTAATATTCTTATGGTAGAGGAAGaaacaatattcaaaaaaagaagtcatCTTTGGGAAAGTGGTCATTTCAAAACTAATTCAGTTCCCATAGAGAGAAGAACTaggaaaacttttaattttcaggACAAGCAAATCCCTATAATGCTGATGGGAGGATATGTGAACTGGCAGATCTGCTTGGAAGGCAATCTGGCCTTTAGCTACAAagttaaatgttcccttggtgcaGAAATTTCACTTCTAGTCACTTAGTGTCAGGAAATTATCATAGgcacagaaaatatttataagagTGCTCTTgcatcatcatttattttttaaaagagaaaataggcaTCCACTTGTAAAGTACTGGAGTGAAGTTGTGATACATGGATATAATAATAGAATACAGTGATCAAAATTACGTTTGAGTAATACTTAAGGTCAAGGAAAGAGTGCTCATTCTATAATGCTGAGTGGACAAATTCCAAAAGTATCCCAGATTTGTTTAACACATTGAATTTATATCTGTataaaaaagactaaaagaaatAGATTAAAACGTTATGTGGTAACATGAAGtgatttaaatttattcttaaattttaattttctaaactttttaggATGAGTATATATTACTtcttaataaaatgaaacacGTTTCTAAAAGGCTAATAGGGagacctgtgtgtgtctgtgcacatcCGCCCAAGGATTTGCGAGGTGAGAGCAAAATATAGTGTTGGAACAATAGGATTTATTCACTTTACAGTAGATGGGGATTACTCATTCTGATTCCTCTCCTCACTTACCTACTGCTATCTTAAGAACCCCATTTCAGTTGTTGGCAGAAATTCTTCCTTAGCACAAAAGAACTGTGAAATGGCAGACCGTCCAAACTGGAGGGAGCCCCTGAGCACGATCTtgcttcaaactcatgtccaccgcaCACTTTTTGGCAAAGTGGAAGAATGAATTTCCTCCTCTGACGTTTTCTCTCCCTTATCCCTAGATGCAACTAGAATGAAAACTATCTTTCCCTACCTATAGCTAAAAATTTGAAAGTGCGCGCTCTGGTGGGGCTGCCCCTGGGAAGACCCGGCCCTTTTCCCCCGTAGGCGACCAGGGGAAACAACTGTAGGTGGTAAAGGCTCCGGGGGCCCGAGACGCCTTGTAAGCCCAGCTGCACCCCCAGCGCGTAAGCTGGAGCTGTCCCCAGTTCCCTCCCGGTTCAAGCATCCTACTCCGGGAGGGGCCACACCAGGGTTGCTGTTTAGAGCCTAAGCGGAGGGGAAggtaaggggagggagaggaggcgaGGGGAGGGGAATAATGTCTCCTggtttctcatttccttctttctgcctctCGACAAGACTAAGAGGACCGCACGAGAGAGCCGGAGCGCCCTGGGCCTCTCAGAAGACCCAGTAACCCTCACTCCTCACCGGACTAGGACCACCCTCTccgcccctctccccttcccgcACCCCACGAGCACGGGCCGGAGCGGAGCGCCTGCCTGGGATGGCTCAGCGCCGATtctagaggcaaaaaaaaaaaaaaaaaggaatatctcCTTATAGTtatattaaagaagaaagaaagaaagaaaagttaaaagctAGGACTGCACAGACGCTCCCAAAGTCTCCCGACTGCGGGGAGGGTTAGCTTCCCACCCGCCCGACAGACGCTGCTCGTGGACGTGGGCCTCGACTGCCCCAACTCGGTTTTAGCTCGTCCTCACTCGCCTCGCCGGCTCCTGCCCCATACTCCATCGACAGCGACCGCATATATATTAAATCTACGGCTTCCACGCCTCTCGAGGACTGTGGACATGTTATAATCCAGAACCAAGCTCCTGCGAAGGCCAGTCGTTCTGTTTGGGAGGGCCCCTCCTGGCCTTTCCGTCGCACCCACTGCTGGGTCTTCAAACACCCCAAACCCGTGCGCGCCCAGGCAAGGAGTGGGCAGACACTTCCACCCGACCCTGGCTCAGTcgctttccttctccaagctctCCAAGAGCTCGGTCATGAAGGAGATGTAGACAATGGCCAGGCGCAGAGTCTCGATCCGGGAGAGCCTCTTCTCGTAAGCAAAAGTGGGCACCTTCCTCCGCAGCTGATCGAAGGCCTCGTTGAGGTTGAACATTCGCTTCCTCTCGCGGATGTTGGCTGCTTGGCGCTGGGCGTAGGTGATCACTCTTTTCCTCTTGGGGCGGCCCAGCAGGGAGGCGCCTCTCCCgtgctcctcttcctcctcgttttccccatcttctccttccccctcctcttctTCTGGATCCTCTTCCTCAAAACGCGCCAGACTCCTGGGTCTTCCGTCTCGGAGCACAAGGTCCTGGTGGTTCCCATAGGGGACCCTAGGTGTCAAGTCGCAGAGGAGAGGGTGCCCCGGGGAGGCTAGGGATAGGTCTGCGACGAAGTCCAGGACGGTGGCGTCCACGCAGCTCTCGGGAAAGGCTGCCATCGAGTCTGCTTGGCCCTGCGTCTCATAGGTTTCTGGAAGGGAGGGGCAAGCCTGGTGACGGCCTTCCTAACAGCCCTGAATCTGATGGGTCACCATCACCGAAGGGTCAGGGACATTAATATGTATAACCAAGCTGATAACAGGATTAGGTGCACCGATAGGGAAGGCTCTGACAACGTCCCTCCTCTCGAAACTGATGGAAGAAGACAAGCTTGAGAACGCCGGAAGACTCAAAGGAATAGGCCTCCGATTCTGCGATCCTTTCCGCCCTGCCACCTGGGACAGTTCCTTCTTGGCAACAACCTTCAGCTCTTACCTGCTGTGCTTTTTGTGTGTCTCCACACTCCCGCAGCCAACTAATATTCTTCAAGCTCCTTGTCTCATGTAGTTCTTTAATTTAGCTTTGGGTTTTCAAAGCAAGGATGTTTTCCACCGCTCTGGCTTCTCCTTGGCTTCAGGCTGGGAGTTCCGAATCTTGCCACCCTCTGCTGCCAATGGGTGTGAAAGAAGTGCATGTGCTTTTAATGATGTCCAGAAGAGGGGCCCTGTCTGCCAGGGGTCGAGGGGAGCTGTTTGTCTGGTATCCCAGTGCAGCGGCTACTGAAAGGCAAGATCTTCCATTAGCTTAAGTAAGCATCgtaggaggggagagggggcatTCCCCAGAGTCGCTCTTGgaatcctctttctctttccactgCAAGGTAAACAGCTCTCCTGCCGCTTTACGAACCCTAGCTTCTAAAATCTGTTTCGCTATAATCAATCTAACAATTGAGATACTTGACTTTCCTTTCCTAACCTTTATCCCCCACCCACGTAAAGGATTTTACTTAGAGGGCAAAAAGTGATGATGGCAATAACATGAAAAAGAGCAGCTCAGAGTGTTTCTCCCAGCGTGCTTCACTGTATAATCCCTGTGTGGGAGGAAAGCAAACCCTCCCTCCAAACAAAACAACTTCAGTCTCCTTTCAAAATTGCGATTCACCTTTTGATAAACTAATTGGTCGATCAGCTCACCCTCCGCGGagaattctttcaaattttaaattgctgattGGTATCCTTGAACAAAGAATAATCTTTACACTTCTATCTGGTTACATTTCCTCATTACCACCCTACAAGATTTAAGCCTAGAAACTATACTGCATTGTAagagggtttgtttgtttttttgaggtgAATAAAGATTATAGATTTGGTGTAacgaaaataaaattttactgatttCAAATATATctcatgtatatatgtttgtttggtttttttttaacatagaagagttcagttttcttttttgctgataGCTATATTTAATTATTCAATGTAAAGATTTTTACGAGACAG is a genomic window containing:
- the FERD3L gene encoding fer3-like protein produces the protein MAAFPESCVDATVLDFVADLSLASPGHPLLCDLTPRVPYGNHQDLVLRDGRPRSLARFEEEDPEEEEGEGEDGENEEEEEHGRGASLLGRPKRKRVITYAQRQAANIRERKRMFNLNEAFDQLRRKVPTFAYEKRLSRIETLRLAIVYISFMTELLESLEKESD